The following proteins come from a genomic window of Bactrocera tryoni isolate S06 chromosome 1, CSIRO_BtryS06_freeze2, whole genome shotgun sequence:
- the LOC120782818 gene encoding probable arginine--tRNA ligase, mitochondrial isoform X1 encodes MCDSCQSFGRKNFLDVDFDSSACAAAATSNWILFRLTFIIISQATQITHNVYHELEVPAKRSAILQWTPPPSEINHELLQIIPNLQYDKSLIKTVNLLPASGKTSARVEFQLQMQSFAESLLQENDKPAPRVGSHVVFDFSSPNIAKPFHVGHLRSTIIGNVLSNLHQHLGYEVTRINYLGDWGTQFGMLHLGVQMLGITNEQMRAKPIETLYSAYVAANALAKTEPSITEKARECFTKLETGTDAELAGQWQEYRKHTVTELEMVYARLGVRFDQYDWESQYSQREIGDVLERLQEHALLLDESDGRKVVEVDGRRIPVVKSDGSSLYLTRDIAAVLDRFRRYNFERMYYVVENGQADHFNALFKTTAALTTDIPLDRMVHIKFGRIHGMSTRSGKVVFLRDVLNEARDLMLEKQLQSATTKVELSSSSSDYKTVADILGVSAVITNDLKQRRQRDYDFDWKKALQVNGDTGIKLQYTHCRLHSLLQNLKHVDTSNCKVDVAQLSEPEAQNLLHEIARFDQAVWMSKQQLEACVLVNHLFTLCNSTSRALKRLNIKNEESLSKQQNRLLLFSAAKRNLNTGMRILGLRPLEQM; translated from the exons ATGTGTGATTCGTGTCAATCGTTTGGGAGAAAAAACTTTCTGGACGTCGATTTTGATTCCTCTGCTTGCGCTGCTGCTGCCACTTCCAATTGGATTCTGTTTCGTTTGACATTTATAATC ATTTCACAGGCAACGCAAATTACTCATAATGTATACCATGAGTTGGAGGTACCGGCAAAACGTTCTGCAATACTACAATGGACTCCACCGCCCAGTGAAATAAACCACGAATTACTTCAAATAATACCAAACTTACAATATGACAAATCCTTAATTAAAACGGTGAACCTATTACCAGCTAGTGGTAAAACTTCAGCTCGTGTGGAATTTCAACTACAAATGCAGTCATTTGCAGAGTCGTTGCTACAGGAGAATGACAAACCTGCGCCACGAGTAGGATCTCATGTGGTATTCGATTTTAGTTCTCCCAACATAGCCAAGCCGTTCCATGTCGGTCACTTACGTTCGACAATCATTGGAAATGTGCTTTCTAATTTACACCAGCATTTGGGTTATGAAGTAACACGCATCAACTACCTTGGCGATTGGGGTACGCAATTTGGTATGCTACATTTAGGCGTTCAAATGCTTGGTATAACAAATGAGCAGATGCGTGCTAAACCAATTGAAACACTATATTCCGCATACGTAGCTGCCAACGCTTTAGCTAAAACAGAACCCAGTATTACGGAGAAAGCAAGAGAATGCTTCACAAAGCTAGAAACTGGAACTGACGCTGAATTGGCGGGGCAGTGGCAAGAATATCGTAAGCACACTGTAACTGAACTAGAGATGGTTTATGCGCGGTTGGGTGTACGCTTCGATCAATATGATTGGGAATCGCAGTACTCGCAACGAGAAATCGGCGATGTTTTAGAGCGTCTGCAGGAACATGCACTTTTGCTAGATGAAAGTGATGGAAGAAAGGTAGTGGAAGTGGATGGAAGACGTATACCGGTGGTGAAAAGTGATGGATCCAGCTTATACTTAACTCGAGACATAGCAGCTGTGCTCGATCGATTTCGGCGTTATAACTTTGAACGAATGTATTATGTGGTGGAAAATGGACAAGCGGATCATTTTAATGCGCTTTTTAAAACGACAGCCGCTCTGACAACCGACATACCGTTAGATCGTATGGTCCATATAAAATTCGGACGAATACACGGCATGAGCACGCGTAGCGGCAAAGTAGTGTTCTTGCGTGACGTACTGAATGAAGCGCGTGATTTAATGCTTGAAAAGCAGTTGCAAAGTGCTA CAACTAAAGTGGAATTGTCCAGTTCATCCAGTGATTATAAAACTGTTGCCGATATACTGGGTGTGTCGGCCGTCATCACAAATGATCTGAAACAACGTCGACAACGTGACTATGACTTCGATTGGAAAAAGGCATTACAAGTGAATGGCGACACGGGAATCAAACTGCAATACACACATTGCCGACTACATAGCCTGTTACAGAATCTAAAACATGTTGATACCTCCAACTGTAAGGTGGATGTAGCGCAATTATCGGAGCCTGAAGCACAAAACCTATTACATGAAATAGCTCGATTTGACCAAGCTGTGTGGATGTCGAAGCAACAGCTAGAAGCATGCGTACTTGTGAACCACCTATTCACACTTTG cAACTCAACTAGTCGAGCTTTGAAACGCCTAAATATCAAAAATGAGGAAAGCCTTAGTAAACAACAAAACCGGTTGCTGCTATTCAGCGCCGCTAAACGTAACCTAAATACAGGCATGCGTATACTGGGATTACGTCCACTGGAACAAATGTAG
- the LOC120782818 gene encoding probable arginine--tRNA ligase, mitochondrial isoform X2: MSARIRSAICEKISQATQITHNVYHELEVPAKRSAILQWTPPPSEINHELLQIIPNLQYDKSLIKTVNLLPASGKTSARVEFQLQMQSFAESLLQENDKPAPRVGSHVVFDFSSPNIAKPFHVGHLRSTIIGNVLSNLHQHLGYEVTRINYLGDWGTQFGMLHLGVQMLGITNEQMRAKPIETLYSAYVAANALAKTEPSITEKARECFTKLETGTDAELAGQWQEYRKHTVTELEMVYARLGVRFDQYDWESQYSQREIGDVLERLQEHALLLDESDGRKVVEVDGRRIPVVKSDGSSLYLTRDIAAVLDRFRRYNFERMYYVVENGQADHFNALFKTTAALTTDIPLDRMVHIKFGRIHGMSTRSGKVVFLRDVLNEARDLMLEKQLQSATTKVELSSSSSDYKTVADILGVSAVITNDLKQRRQRDYDFDWKKALQVNGDTGIKLQYTHCRLHSLLQNLKHVDTSNCKVDVAQLSEPEAQNLLHEIARFDQAVWMSKQQLEACVLVNHLFTLCNSTSRALKRLNIKNEESLSKQQNRLLLFSAAKRNLNTGMRILGLRPLEQM; this comes from the exons ATGAGTGCACGAATTCGCAGTGCTATCTGTGAAAAa ATTTCACAGGCAACGCAAATTACTCATAATGTATACCATGAGTTGGAGGTACCGGCAAAACGTTCTGCAATACTACAATGGACTCCACCGCCCAGTGAAATAAACCACGAATTACTTCAAATAATACCAAACTTACAATATGACAAATCCTTAATTAAAACGGTGAACCTATTACCAGCTAGTGGTAAAACTTCAGCTCGTGTGGAATTTCAACTACAAATGCAGTCATTTGCAGAGTCGTTGCTACAGGAGAATGACAAACCTGCGCCACGAGTAGGATCTCATGTGGTATTCGATTTTAGTTCTCCCAACATAGCCAAGCCGTTCCATGTCGGTCACTTACGTTCGACAATCATTGGAAATGTGCTTTCTAATTTACACCAGCATTTGGGTTATGAAGTAACACGCATCAACTACCTTGGCGATTGGGGTACGCAATTTGGTATGCTACATTTAGGCGTTCAAATGCTTGGTATAACAAATGAGCAGATGCGTGCTAAACCAATTGAAACACTATATTCCGCATACGTAGCTGCCAACGCTTTAGCTAAAACAGAACCCAGTATTACGGAGAAAGCAAGAGAATGCTTCACAAAGCTAGAAACTGGAACTGACGCTGAATTGGCGGGGCAGTGGCAAGAATATCGTAAGCACACTGTAACTGAACTAGAGATGGTTTATGCGCGGTTGGGTGTACGCTTCGATCAATATGATTGGGAATCGCAGTACTCGCAACGAGAAATCGGCGATGTTTTAGAGCGTCTGCAGGAACATGCACTTTTGCTAGATGAAAGTGATGGAAGAAAGGTAGTGGAAGTGGATGGAAGACGTATACCGGTGGTGAAAAGTGATGGATCCAGCTTATACTTAACTCGAGACATAGCAGCTGTGCTCGATCGATTTCGGCGTTATAACTTTGAACGAATGTATTATGTGGTGGAAAATGGACAAGCGGATCATTTTAATGCGCTTTTTAAAACGACAGCCGCTCTGACAACCGACATACCGTTAGATCGTATGGTCCATATAAAATTCGGACGAATACACGGCATGAGCACGCGTAGCGGCAAAGTAGTGTTCTTGCGTGACGTACTGAATGAAGCGCGTGATTTAATGCTTGAAAAGCAGTTGCAAAGTGCTA CAACTAAAGTGGAATTGTCCAGTTCATCCAGTGATTATAAAACTGTTGCCGATATACTGGGTGTGTCGGCCGTCATCACAAATGATCTGAAACAACGTCGACAACGTGACTATGACTTCGATTGGAAAAAGGCATTACAAGTGAATGGCGACACGGGAATCAAACTGCAATACACACATTGCCGACTACATAGCCTGTTACAGAATCTAAAACATGTTGATACCTCCAACTGTAAGGTGGATGTAGCGCAATTATCGGAGCCTGAAGCACAAAACCTATTACATGAAATAGCTCGATTTGACCAAGCTGTGTGGATGTCGAAGCAACAGCTAGAAGCATGCGTACTTGTGAACCACCTATTCACACTTTG cAACTCAACTAGTCGAGCTTTGAAACGCCTAAATATCAAAAATGAGGAAAGCCTTAGTAAACAACAAAACCGGTTGCTGCTATTCAGCGCCGCTAAACGTAACCTAAATACAGGCATGCGTATACTGGGATTACGTCCACTGGAACAAATGTAG
- the LOC120782816 gene encoding phosphatidylinositol-binding clathrin assembly protein LAP isoform X13 translates to MTMAGQTINDRLLAARHSLAGQGLAKSVCKATTEECIGPKKKHLDYLVHCTNEPNVSIPHLANLLIERSQNTNWVVVYKALITTHHLMAYGNERFMQYLASSNSTFNLSNFLDKGGVQDGLSAPGGRMGYDMSPFIRRYAKYLNEKSLSYRAMAFDFCKVKRGKDEGSLRTMNADKLLKTLPVLQAQLDALLEFDCQANDLSNGVINMSFMLLFRDLIRLFACYNDGIINLLEKYFDMNKKHARDALDLYKKFLVRMDRVGEFLKVAENVGIDKGDIPDLTKAPSSLLDALEQHLATLEGRKVSAANTPTQSASNQKNVKSAVTALSSTSSSFGTAAASSKFDTTNGIDEQLKAQVLAEEEAAMNQYKQSKVSSPTAGGAGAALTNPFLSSPPASGAGAPIVDLFGAAPATAAGSTGDTGAGGTKASDDLLQLGNPFADMFDAPVGGAGAGGGVTAATGGAQNANNIWMHNNGFNGAPSAAANAFVSDSNFSSVFGNTEPAAAAASSSAAAALPNPFFDTMEAPFFGAQQQQHQQADFSTHSTAAAAAAAYMPQGAQAAQTLFMNTATMVAPAPQQFPPGNAGDGPTYDGPSPFDWRTADDGANDGSGAASAAQ, encoded by the exons ATGACTATGGCAGGACAGACCATCAACGATCGGCTCTTGGCAGCGCGGCATAGCTTGGCCGGTCAAGGCCTGGCTAAGTCAGTGTGCAAGGCCACCACAGAGGAGTGCATCGGGCCCAAGAAGAAACATTTGGAtt ATTTGGTACATTGCACGAACGAACCGAATGTCTCCATACCGCATTTGGCCAATTTACTTATTGAACGCTCACAGAATACCAATTGGGTGGTTGTATATAAAGCGCTGATAACCACTCATCATTTGATGGCATATGGCAATGAG cGATTCATGCAGTATTTAGCGTCCAGCAACTCAACGTTTAATCTCAGCAATTTTCTGGACAAAGGAGGGGTGCAag ATGGCTTGTCGGCACCGGGTGGCAGAATGG GCTATGACATGTCTCCGTTTATACGACGCTATGCCAAATACTTGAACGAGAAGTCACTCTCATATCGTGCAATGgcttttgatttttgcaaaGTAAAGCGCGG CAAAGATGAGGGTTCTCTGCGGACCATGAACGCCGATAAACTGCTTAAGACATTGCCAGTACTGCAGGCGCAGTTGGATGCTTTATTGGAGTTCGATTGTCAGGCCAATGACTTGAGTAACG GTGTCATCAACATGAGCTTTATGCTGCTCTTCCGCGACTTGATACGTTTGTTTGCGTGCTACAATGATGGCATCATTAATTTGCTCGAGAAATATTTCGATATGAATAAGAAGCATGCACGCGATGCTTTGGATTTGTACAAAAAGTTTTTGGTGCGCATGGATCGTGTTGGTGAATTTCTCAAAGTCGCTGAG AATGTTGGCATTGATAAAGGTGATATACCTGATTTAACTAAAGCTCCTAGTTCTCTTTTGGATGCTTTGGAACAACATTTGGCTACTTTGGAGGGTCGCAAAGTATCCGCCGCTAATACACCAACACAATCGGCAAg CAATCAGAAGAATGTTAAATCCGCTGTCACTGCCTTATCTTCCACCAGCTCATCCTTTGGCACAGCCGCCGCATCAAGCAAATTCGACACGACCAATGGCATCGATGAGCAATTGAAAGCCCAGGTATTGGCCGAAGAGGAGGCTGCAATGAATCAATACAAA CAGTCGAAGGTCTCTTCACCTACTGCAGGCGGTGCTGGTGCTGCACTAACAAATCCATTCTTATCGTCGCCGCCAGCCAGTGGCGCTGGCGCACCGATAGTCGATCTGTTTGGTGCAGCTCCGGCAACGGCTGCCGGCTCGACTGGTGACACCGGTGCAGGCGGCACAAAAGCCTCCGATGATTTGCTACAATTGGGAAATCCATTTGCTGATATGTTCGATGCACCAGTCGGTGGTGCAGGCGCTGGTGGCGGTGTGACAGCAGCAACAGGTGGTGCACAGAATGCCAATAATATTTGGATGCATAATAATG GTTTCAATGGCGCGCCTTCGGCGGCTGCTAACGCCTTCGTCTCGGACAGCAATTTTTCATCCGTTTTCGGTAACACTGAACCAGCCG CGGCTGCTGCATCCTCCTCTGCCGCGGCGGCCTTGCCAAACCCATTCTTCGACACCATGGAAGCGCCGTTCTTTGgcgcacagcaacaacagcaccaGCAAGCGGATTTTTCAACTCACAGCaccgccgctgccgctgccgctgcttaTATGCCACAGGGGGCACAAGCTGCGCAAACGCTCTTTATGAACACCGCAACTATGGTGGCGCCGGCGCCACAACAATTCCCACCAG